One genomic segment of Candidatus Hydrogenedentota bacterium includes these proteins:
- the secD gene encoding protein translocase subunit SecD: MSNNIYRTILIWAVLVLALFYVYPTIGWMTLSEESRVARLAKWQEEDDQLARTKAGYFERQWLTLRRWVECDRTKVINLGLDLQGGIHMVLGFDINDLEPEVLADYRERNYEDADIEREIQQTVLSQITRRVNDFEAKEPIIQALGTNQIQVQLPGEKDLQRAKNLITKTAMLNFHIVAGPDAAQPVFEKIRDAFPEEFLPYVKLSSLRSDTLTVPMDNYDRVKRMLEKAAETGVIPEDKLVLFSQKPKPYDERQEYQLYVLDKKPIASGEGLTTSTAIPDDSNPPYWQILFAFNAAASDQFAEATGSNIGNPMAIVLDSVVVSAPVIRDRIAGRGQISGNFEGEEARDLSIALNSGSMVVPVREEFTRTVSASLGNDTVRKGIISSLASVAVVSLFMIVYYFGMGVISVIGLFVNALLIIAAMSYFGLTLTLPGIAGLVLTIGMAVDANVLIYERIREELRLGHTVLASVENGFGRAAITILDANVTTLIAAAVLMQFGTGPIEGFAVTLSIGVCSTLIAALIVTRAMFDFAIGAKLLKHCKMLSAVPADMSVPFMSVRKAIMSVSIAIIVVGMVGFGVRGMGNFGVDFQQGTNLVLAIDAEGNVPIDQVRSALTSAGFNNPVVQETEDETGRQNLFIIRVGDVTRETGPAVGDGGEVVRTVADRIRDVLAPLTTAQTADHVVVEDEQTVGPSVGAQLRWDALNSLFWAFVFIIIYVWVRFELRFAIGAVAALLHDILFTVGIFSLLGREISMGVIAALLTIVGYSLNDTIVVFDRVREDMQKSRGKGIKFVTILNGAINATLSRTLLTSLTTLFVTVILFFFGGEAINDFALVLTLGIMVGTYSSIFIASPIVYFFKDFQKRGIFQKEQPAPPAGGRNRRGNGSKKDTAAA; the protein is encoded by the coding sequence ATGTCCAACAACATTTACCGAACCATTCTGATTTGGGCCGTCCTTGTGCTGGCCCTCTTCTATGTCTACCCCACCATCGGGTGGATGACCCTGTCAGAGGAGTCGCGCGTGGCGCGCCTGGCCAAATGGCAGGAGGAGGACGACCAGCTCGCCCGCACCAAGGCGGGCTACTTCGAGCGCCAGTGGCTCACCCTGCGCCGCTGGGTGGAGTGCGACCGGACCAAGGTGATTAACCTCGGTTTGGACCTCCAGGGCGGCATCCACATGGTGCTGGGCTTCGACATCAACGACCTCGAACCGGAGGTCCTCGCCGATTACCGCGAACGGAACTACGAGGATGCCGACATCGAGCGCGAGATTCAGCAGACCGTGCTGAGCCAGATTACCCGCCGTGTGAACGACTTCGAGGCCAAGGAGCCGATCATCCAGGCCCTCGGCACCAACCAGATTCAGGTGCAGCTCCCCGGCGAGAAGGACCTCCAGCGCGCCAAGAACCTCATCACCAAAACGGCGATGCTCAATTTCCACATCGTCGCCGGTCCAGACGCGGCCCAGCCGGTCTTCGAGAAAATCCGCGACGCCTTCCCCGAGGAGTTCCTCCCCTATGTGAAGCTCTCCTCCCTCCGTTCCGACACGCTCACCGTGCCCATGGACAACTACGACCGGGTGAAGCGCATGCTGGAAAAGGCCGCCGAAACCGGCGTCATCCCGGAGGACAAGCTTGTCCTCTTCAGCCAAAAGCCAAAGCCCTATGACGAGCGGCAGGAGTACCAGCTTTATGTGCTGGACAAAAAGCCCATCGCCTCCGGCGAGGGCCTCACCACCTCCACGGCCATCCCGGACGACTCCAATCCACCCTACTGGCAGATTCTTTTCGCATTCAACGCCGCCGCGAGTGATCAGTTCGCCGAGGCGACGGGCAGCAACATCGGCAATCCCATGGCCATCGTGCTGGACAGTGTGGTGGTCTCGGCGCCCGTCATCCGCGACCGCATTGCCGGCCGCGGACAGATTAGCGGCAATTTCGAGGGCGAGGAGGCCCGCGACCTCTCCATCGCCCTGAACTCCGGTTCCATGGTGGTGCCCGTGCGCGAGGAGTTCACCCGCACCGTGAGTGCCAGCCTCGGCAATGACACCGTCCGCAAGGGTATCATTTCCTCCCTGGCCAGCGTGGCGGTTGTGAGTCTTTTCATGATTGTCTACTATTTTGGCATGGGTGTGATTTCCGTGATTGGGCTGTTCGTCAACGCCCTGCTTATCATCGCCGCCATGTCCTATTTCGGCCTCACCCTCACCCTGCCCGGCATCGCCGGCCTTGTCCTCACCATAGGCATGGCCGTGGACGCCAACGTCCTCATCTATGAGCGCATCCGCGAGGAGCTTCGCCTGGGCCACACCGTCCTTGCCTCCGTGGAGAACGGGTTTGGCCGCGCCGCCATCACCATCCTGGACGCCAACGTGACCACCCTCATCGCCGCCGCCGTCCTCATGCAGTTCGGCACCGGCCCCATCGAGGGCTTCGCGGTCACCCTGAGCATCGGTGTGTGCTCCACCCTGATCGCCGCGCTGATTGTCACACGCGCCATGTTCGACTTCGCCATCGGCGCCAAACTCCTCAAGCACTGCAAAATGCTCAGCGCGGTGCCCGCGGACATGTCCGTGCCGTTCATGAGCGTCCGGAAAGCCATCATGTCCGTCAGCATCGCCATCATTGTGGTCGGCATGGTCGGCTTCGGCGTGCGCGGCATGGGCAACTTTGGCGTGGACTTCCAGCAGGGCACCAACCTGGTGCTGGCCATTGACGCGGAAGGCAATGTGCCGATTGACCAGGTCCGCTCCGCGCTCACCTCCGCCGGTTTCAACAACCCCGTGGTGCAGGAAACCGAGGATGAGACGGGCCGGCAGAATCTCTTCATCATCCGCGTGGGTGACGTGACCCGCGAGACCGGCCCCGCCGTCGGGGACGGGGGGGAGGTCGTGCGCACCGTGGCCGACCGCATCCGCGATGTGCTCGCCCCGTTGACCACCGCGCAGACGGCTGACCATGTGGTTGTCGAGGACGAGCAGACCGTCGGGCCCTCCGTGGGCGCACAGTTGCGCTGGGACGCCCTCAACTCCCTGTTCTGGGCGTTTGTCTTCATCATCATTTATGTCTGGGTGCGGTTTGAGCTGCGGTTTGCCATCGGCGCCGTGGCCGCCCTACTGCATGACATCCTCTTCACCGTCGGCATTTTCTCCCTGCTGGGCCGCGAGATTTCCATGGGCGTCATCGCAGCCCTTCTCACCATCGTCGGCTATTCGCTCAACGACACCATCGTGGTCTTTGACCGGGTCCGCGAGGACATGCAGAAGAGCCGGGGCAAGGGCATCAAGTTTGTGACGATTCTCAACGGCGCCATCAACGCCACCCTGAGCCGCACGTTGCTCACCTCGCTCACCACGCTGTTCGTGACCGTGATTCTCTTCTTCTTCGGCGGCGAGGCCATCAACGACTTCGCCCTGGTCCTCACCCTCGGCATCATGGTGGGCACCTACTCGTCCATTTTCATCGCCAGCCCGATTGTCTACTTCTTCAAGGATTTCCAGAAGCGCGGAATTTTCCAGAAGGAGCAGCCGGCCCCCCCCGCAGGCGGGCGCAACCGCCGCGGCAACGGGTCGAAAAAGGACACCGCCGCCGCCTGA
- a CDS encoding amidophosphoribosyltransferase, whose translation MARAHDGDHLRDECGVFGVFGHPEAPKLIYLGLYALQHRGQEGAGMICSENGALSAHRGVGLVSDVFKPHKLARVKGDRGIGHVRYSTFGSSNLRNVQPLVVDYARGSMAIAHNGNITNASLLREQLEEEGAIFQATTDSEVILHLISRSRRETFTECLVDALKQLVGSYSVAATDGRVIVAARDPLGFRPLWLGKLDDAWIVASETCALDIIDAEWVRELEPGEVVTISEGGVSTIRPFPPAVPKQCVFEHSYVARPDSFIFGRSVDEVRKNLGRELAKQSPVEADVVMAVPDSSNPAALGYSHESGLPFDMGFIRNHYVGRTFIEPDQGIRDFGVKIKLNPARNAVEGKRIVLVDDSIVRGTTAKKIIKMLRRAGALEVHFRIASPKIISSCFYGIDTPNKHKLIAHNMSVEEIREYLGVDSLAYLEIGALLRATGCDPEYFCTSCFTAHYPTLIPEDFVLRTNNTRHVDHSTDQYGA comes from the coding sequence TTGGCGCGCGCGCACGACGGGGACCATCTCCGGGACGAGTGCGGCGTGTTCGGCGTGTTCGGCCATCCCGAGGCGCCGAAACTGATTTACCTCGGGCTGTACGCCCTGCAGCACCGGGGCCAGGAGGGGGCGGGGATGATCTGCTCGGAAAACGGCGCGCTGTCGGCGCACCGGGGGGTGGGTCTTGTCTCCGACGTCTTCAAGCCGCACAAGCTGGCCCGGGTGAAGGGGGACCGCGGCATCGGCCATGTGCGTTACTCGACGTTTGGCTCGAGCAACCTGCGCAATGTGCAGCCCCTGGTGGTGGACTATGCGCGGGGGTCCATGGCCATCGCGCACAACGGCAACATCACCAACGCCTCCCTGCTTCGCGAGCAGTTGGAGGAGGAGGGGGCCATCTTCCAGGCGACAACGGACAGCGAGGTGATTCTTCACCTGATTTCGCGGTCGCGGCGTGAGACCTTCACGGAGTGCCTGGTGGACGCGCTCAAGCAGTTGGTCGGGTCCTACTCCGTGGCGGCCACGGACGGGCGGGTGATAGTGGCGGCGCGGGACCCGCTGGGTTTCAGGCCCCTGTGGCTGGGCAAGCTGGACGACGCCTGGATCGTTGCCAGCGAGACCTGCGCCCTGGACATCATAGACGCGGAATGGGTCCGCGAGCTGGAGCCGGGCGAGGTGGTGACCATCTCGGAGGGCGGCGTGTCCACCATCCGGCCCTTCCCCCCCGCGGTTCCCAAGCAGTGCGTTTTCGAGCACAGCTACGTGGCGCGTCCGGACAGCTTCATCTTCGGGCGGAGCGTGGACGAGGTGCGGAAGAATCTCGGGCGGGAGCTGGCCAAGCAGTCGCCTGTCGAGGCGGACGTGGTGATGGCGGTGCCCGACTCGAGCAACCCGGCGGCGCTGGGATACTCGCACGAGTCCGGGCTGCCCTTTGACATGGGCTTCATCCGGAACCATTATGTGGGGCGCACCTTCATCGAGCCGGATCAGGGCATCCGCGACTTCGGCGTGAAAATCAAGCTGAACCCCGCCCGGAACGCCGTGGAGGGGAAGCGGATTGTGCTGGTGGACGACAGCATTGTGCGCGGCACGACGGCGAAGAAAATCATCAAGATGCTGCGCCGGGCGGGGGCCTTGGAGGTGCATTTCCGCATCGCCTCGCCGAAAATCATCAGCTCGTGCTTTTACGGGATAGACACGCCGAACAAGCACAAGCTCATCGCCCACAACATGAGCGTGGAGGAAATCCGGGAGTATCTGGGCGTGGACTCATTGGCCTATCTGGAAATAGGCGCGCTGCTGCGGGCCACAGGCTGCGACCCGGAGTATTTCTGCACCTCCTGCTTCACCGCCCACTACCCCACGCTAATCCCCGAGGACTTTGTGCTGCGGACCAACAACACCCGCCATGTGGACCACAGCACCGACCAATACGGGGCGTAG
- a CDS encoding phosphoribosylaminoimidazolesuccinocarboxamide synthase, translating into MTHPAICETSLPGRQPDKRGKVRDIYDLGENLLIVATDRISAFDWVNPVGIPDKGRILTQITLFWFDQIRDMCKNHLISADLKDFPAEFQAHPEQFEGRSMLVRKCEIFPVEFIIRGYLAGSGLKEYRQRGTVCGIRLPEGLVESSKLENPIYTPSTKAESGHDINISPEEAAEVIGADWNAKASGTAIAVYSRAREIAAARGIILCDTKFEFGTLNGELVLADEILTPDSSRFWPADQYAPGGPQPSYDKQFVRDYLETTGWDKNSPQPALPEEVVMKTRQKYLEAYTLLTGKKEL; encoded by the coding sequence ATGACACACCCCGCCATCTGTGAGACCAGCCTCCCCGGACGCCAACCCGACAAACGCGGCAAAGTGCGTGACATTTATGATCTGGGGGAAAACCTCCTGATCGTGGCGACGGACCGGATTTCGGCGTTTGACTGGGTGAACCCGGTGGGCATCCCGGACAAGGGGCGCATCCTCACCCAGATCACGCTGTTCTGGTTCGACCAAATCAGGGACATGTGCAAAAACCACCTGATTTCCGCCGATTTGAAGGACTTCCCGGCGGAGTTTCAGGCGCACCCGGAACAGTTTGAGGGTCGCTCGATGCTGGTCCGCAAGTGCGAGATATTCCCGGTTGAATTCATCATCCGGGGCTACCTCGCGGGAAGCGGCCTGAAAGAGTACCGGCAGCGCGGCACCGTCTGCGGCATCCGCCTCCCGGAGGGTCTCGTCGAGTCGAGCAAGCTTGAAAATCCGATTTACACGCCGTCCACCAAGGCGGAAAGCGGCCACGACATCAACATCAGCCCGGAGGAGGCCGCCGAAGTCATCGGCGCGGACTGGAACGCCAAAGCCTCCGGCACGGCCATCGCGGTGTACAGCCGTGCCCGCGAGATTGCGGCGGCGCGCGGGATCATCCTCTGCGACACCAAATTCGAATTCGGGACCCTGAACGGCGAACTGGTGCTGGCGGACGAAATCCTGACGCCGGACTCGTCGCGGTTCTGGCCCGCGGACCAATACGCGCCGGGCGGGCCGCAGCCCAGCTACGACAAACAGTTTGTCCGCGATTATCTTGAGACCACCGGCTGGGACAAGAACTCGCCCCAGCCCGCGCTGCCGGAGGAGGTGGTCATGAAGACCCGGCAGAAATACCTGGAGGCCTACACCCTGTTGACGGGGAAAAAGGAACTATAG
- a CDS encoding 6-phospho-beta-glucosidase, which produces MKITVIGGGSSYTPELLDGLFSRLDKIPATEVWMMDKNTERLGINAAFARRMAERHGNPFAIHHTDNLREAVRDAKYVVTQIRVGGMQARINDEKLGLRHNIVGQETTGVGGFACALRTIPRILEVAHAMEELAPKGFLINFTNPAGINTEAVLKHSNIGTVGLCNVPIGMIMEVIKHFGGEVPDVDLDYVGLNHLSWVRRFTHKGQDITQAVLDKFIEHAEEEWEVEAVRENMVRAMRQLGMFCNYYLQYFYSTTTVLDSLKVKPCTRGEEVVKVEESLFAKYQDPELKEKPEELGKRGGAHYSTAAFHLVDAIENDRQNKQIVCCRNNGAVPTFDDDIAVEIPAVIGANGAVPVPQAAPQPSIRGLMQLIKAYESLTVGAAVRGDRKAAFEAMLLHPLMPDARGCGALLDELLEINKPHLQGTFF; this is translated from the coding sequence ATGAAAATCACGGTAATTGGCGGGGGGAGCTCTTACACCCCCGAACTTCTTGACGGCCTTTTCTCGCGTTTGGACAAAATCCCCGCCACCGAAGTGTGGATGATGGATAAAAACACCGAGCGGCTCGGAATCAACGCGGCTTTTGCCCGGCGGATGGCGGAGCGCCACGGCAACCCGTTCGCAATCCACCACACGGACAACCTGCGGGAGGCGGTGCGGGACGCGAAATATGTGGTGACGCAGATTCGCGTGGGCGGCATGCAGGCCCGGATTAATGACGAAAAACTGGGGCTGCGGCACAACATCGTGGGCCAGGAAACCACCGGTGTGGGCGGATTTGCTTGCGCCCTGCGGACAATCCCGCGCATTCTGGAGGTGGCCCATGCGATGGAGGAGCTGGCGCCGAAGGGGTTCCTGATTAACTTCACCAATCCGGCGGGCATCAACACCGAGGCGGTGCTTAAGCACAGCAACATCGGGACGGTGGGGCTGTGCAATGTGCCCATCGGGATGATTATGGAAGTCATCAAGCACTTCGGCGGCGAGGTGCCGGATGTGGACCTGGACTATGTGGGGCTTAACCACCTGTCCTGGGTGCGCCGCTTCACACACAAGGGACAGGACATCACCCAGGCGGTGCTGGACAAGTTCATTGAGCATGCGGAGGAGGAGTGGGAGGTGGAGGCGGTGCGCGAGAACATGGTCCGGGCGATGCGGCAACTGGGCATGTTCTGCAACTATTACCTCCAGTACTTCTACAGCACAACGACCGTGCTGGACTCGCTGAAGGTGAAGCCCTGCACGCGGGGCGAGGAGGTGGTGAAGGTGGAGGAGAGCCTGTTTGCGAAATATCAGGACCCCGAGTTGAAGGAGAAGCCGGAGGAACTGGGCAAGCGCGGCGGGGCGCACTACTCGACGGCGGCCTTCCACCTGGTGGACGCCATCGAGAACGACCGGCAAAACAAACAGATTGTGTGCTGCCGCAACAACGGCGCGGTGCCCACGTTTGACGACGACATCGCGGTGGAGATTCCCGCCGTCATCGGCGCGAACGGCGCGGTGCCGGTGCCGCAGGCGGCGCCGCAGCCGTCCATCCGGGGGTTGATGCAGCTCATCAAGGCCTATGAGTCCCTGACGGTGGGGGCGGCGGTGCGGGGCGACCGGAAGGCGGCGTTCGAGGCGATGCTGCTGCACCCGCTAATGCCCGACGCGCGGGGGTGCGGGGCGCTGCTTGATGAACTGCTCGAAATAAACAAGCCGCATCTGCAGGGAACTTTTTTCTAG
- a CDS encoding response regulator, with protein sequence MKDYKVCVVDDFADEASVLCDGLRLNGYEAVAAHTGLEAVERCAQGDIELVLLDVGLPDIDGYEVCRRLKSEPKTADIPVIFVTARGSATDVEAGFALGAVNYIVKPYNLPIVMVHVDSALRTRAATGPLHPTCLEDPVYADSLTGLKNNRFLLERLQEETDKSKRYGHPVSCILLDVDGAVPIDEEGMAAPNMDDVLVEIAMAMRSSSRNYDIIARYDGPVFAAVLPHISRDHAQVYARKIADEIQASAMHDPFCPVIPQLSFGLATCPGEGWHGNGQDLLRAAMQDLLRSRGCAEAVREQA encoded by the coding sequence GTGAAAGACTATAAAGTATGTGTGGTGGACGATTTTGCCGATGAGGCGTCGGTTCTTTGTGACGGGTTGCGGTTGAACGGATATGAGGCGGTGGCGGCCCATACGGGGTTGGAGGCGGTGGAACGATGCGCCCAGGGAGACATCGAACTGGTCCTGCTGGATGTGGGCCTGCCTGACATTGACGGTTATGAAGTGTGCCGCAGGCTGAAATCCGAACCCAAAACCGCCGATATACCCGTCATTTTTGTCACTGCCCGGGGTTCCGCCACGGATGTGGAGGCGGGATTCGCCCTCGGTGCGGTAAACTACATCGTCAAACCCTACAATCTTCCCATTGTCATGGTGCATGTGGACTCCGCCCTGCGCACACGCGCCGCAACCGGACCTCTCCATCCCACCTGTTTGGAGGACCCTGTTTACGCTGACAGCCTGACGGGCCTCAAGAACAACCGGTTTCTGCTCGAAAGGCTTCAGGAGGAGACGGACAAGTCAAAGCGTTACGGACACCCCGTTTCCTGTATCCTGCTGGATGTGGACGGCGCCGTGCCCATTGACGAGGAGGGGATGGCAGCCCCCAACATGGACGATGTGCTGGTGGAAATCGCCATGGCCATGCGGAGCAGTTCCCGCAATTACGACATCATCGCCCGGTATGACGGCCCCGTCTTCGCCGCCGTGCTTCCCCATATTTCCAGGGACCATGCCCAGGTGTACGCCCGGAAAATTGCCGATGAAATCCAGGCGTCCGCCATGCATGACCCGTTCTGCCCCGTCATTCCCCAGTTGTCCTTCGGGCTGGCAACCTGTCCGGGCGAGGGGTGGCATGGAAACGGCCAAGACCTCCTCCGCGCGGCCATGCAGGACCTGCTCAGGTCCAGAGGCTGCGCCGAAGCGGTCCGGGAACAGGCTTAA
- the purD gene encoding phosphoribosylamine--glycine ligase, with protein sequence MKVLIIGGGGRENALAWKIAQSPLVSQVIGAPGNPGIALLEKGACAPVDVNDFAGIKALIEEKDISLTVVGPEDPLANGLVDYLEQGGEAVFGPSKAAARLEGSKAFAKDFMRRHGIPTAAHAVFDNAGEAVAYVRAQGGPIVVKADGLAAGKGVTVAMDTETAVRAIEEAMLGRAFGDAGARVVLEEYMEGEEASILAFCDGKTVVPMASSQDHKAAYDGDQGPNTGGMGAYSPAPVVTAELSRRIYDEVLAPCVAGMAADGTPYKGILYAGLMITAAGPRVVEFNVRFGDPETQVVLPRMASDLVPVLLACVNGTLDTLDIEYTDNPCVSVVMASGGYPRDYEKGKEITGIAEAEKIPGVSVFHAGTRLDGTRLLTNGGRVLNVTANSADLPAAIRSAYAAVEMIQFEGAHYRTDIGLKALRRLGLA encoded by the coding sequence ATGAAAGTACTCATCATCGGCGGCGGCGGGCGCGAGAACGCGCTGGCCTGGAAAATCGCGCAAAGCCCCCTGGTAAGCCAGGTGATTGGCGCGCCGGGGAATCCGGGCATCGCGCTGCTTGAGAAGGGCGCCTGCGCCCCGGTGGACGTGAATGATTTCGCGGGCATCAAGGCGCTGATCGAGGAGAAGGACATCAGCCTGACCGTGGTGGGTCCCGAGGACCCCCTGGCAAACGGGCTGGTGGACTATCTGGAGCAGGGCGGCGAGGCCGTGTTCGGCCCATCGAAGGCGGCGGCGCGCCTGGAGGGGAGCAAGGCCTTCGCCAAGGATTTCATGCGGCGGCACGGCATCCCCACGGCGGCGCACGCCGTGTTCGACAATGCGGGGGAGGCCGTCGCTTACGTGCGGGCGCAGGGCGGGCCGATTGTGGTGAAGGCGGACGGGCTGGCGGCGGGCAAGGGGGTGACGGTGGCGATGGACACGGAGACGGCGGTGCGGGCCATCGAGGAGGCCATGCTGGGGCGGGCTTTCGGCGACGCCGGCGCGCGGGTGGTGCTGGAGGAGTACATGGAGGGCGAGGAGGCCTCGATCCTGGCGTTCTGCGACGGGAAGACGGTGGTGCCCATGGCGTCCAGCCAGGACCACAAGGCGGCGTATGACGGGGACCAGGGGCCGAACACCGGGGGCATGGGGGCGTACTCGCCCGCGCCGGTGGTGACGGCGGAACTGTCCAGGCGGATTTATGACGAAGTGCTGGCGCCCTGCGTGGCGGGAATGGCCGCGGACGGCACCCCCTACAAGGGCATACTGTACGCGGGGCTGATGATCACCGCGGCGGGGCCGCGCGTGGTGGAGTTCAACGTGCGCTTCGGCGACCCCGAAACCCAGGTGGTGCTGCCCCGCATGGCGTCGGACCTGGTGCCGGTGCTGCTGGCCTGCGTGAACGGCACGCTGGACACGCTGGACATCGAGTACACGGACAACCCGTGCGTCTCCGTGGTGATGGCGAGCGGAGGCTACCCCCGGGACTACGAGAAGGGAAAGGAAATCACGGGCATCGCGGAGGCGGAGAAGATTCCCGGCGTGAGCGTGTTCCATGCGGGAACCCGCCTGGACGGAACACGGCTGCTGACGAACGGGGGTCGCGTGCTGAATGTCACGGCAAACAGCGCAGACCTGCCCGCCGCCATCCGGTCCGCCTATGCGGCGGTGGAAATGATTCAGTTCGAGGGGGCCCATTACCGGACAGACATCGGCCTCAAAGCGCTGCGTCGGCTGGGTCTGGCTTAA
- a CDS encoding IMP cyclohydrolase: MSRIARAILSCHDKTGLVSLAQLLAELGVEIIGTSGTISVLKAAGLEAVSIAEFTGVPELMNGRVKSLHPKVHAGLLGVRDSKLHTEQLQAYDMKWIDMVVVNLQPVSELIAKPGVTPDEVFEQIDIGGVAMLRSAAKNFRYVTAVVNPQRYPAVMHELRAHEGAVSYATRFRLAQEAFQAASDYDLSISQYLREQAPPEN, translated from the coding sequence ATGAGCAGGATAGCGCGGGCCATACTGAGCTGCCATGACAAGACGGGGCTGGTGTCCCTGGCGCAGTTGCTGGCGGAGCTTGGGGTGGAGATCATCGGCACGTCTGGCACCATTTCCGTGCTGAAGGCGGCGGGGCTGGAGGCGGTGAGCATCGCGGAGTTCACGGGGGTGCCCGAACTGATGAACGGCCGGGTGAAGTCGCTGCACCCGAAGGTCCACGCGGGCCTGCTGGGGGTGCGGGACAGCAAGCTGCACACGGAGCAGCTTCAGGCCTACGACATGAAATGGATTGACATGGTGGTGGTGAACCTGCAGCCGGTGTCGGAGCTGATTGCCAAGCCCGGGGTGACGCCGGACGAGGTTTTCGAGCAGATAGACATCGGCGGCGTGGCGATGCTGCGGTCCGCCGCGAAAAATTTCCGCTATGTGACGGCGGTGGTGAACCCGCAGCGCTATCCGGCGGTGATGCACGAGCTGCGCGCGCACGAGGGCGCAGTGTCCTATGCGACCCGGTTCCGGCTGGCGCAGGAGGCTTTCCAGGCGGCGTCGGACTATGACCTGTCCATCTCGCAGTACCTCCGCGAGCAGGCGCCGCCCGAGAACTGA